The Ktedonobacteraceae bacterium genome has a window encoding:
- the extP gene encoding selenite/tellurite reduction operon b-type cytochrome ExtP: MTQKMVESQVWRSIFRHGYPDTPLNQSLVMMGNVFLHLHPVKVSRQAMKITYTWCMGGISFFLFLLLTITGVFLMFYYVPDTNTAYQNINQLSTAVSFGHLTRNMHRWAAHLMVVSVTLHMIRVFYHGAYKPPREFNWVVGVGLFFVTLFLSFTGYLLPWDQIAIWAITVGTNLAPYTPILGNPVYSVLVGGAAVSQATLIRFYVGHVILLPLAGALLMAVHFWRIRKDGGAAGPPPPSRRELEARTQAERALTGTVR, translated from the coding sequence ATGACGCAGAAAATGGTCGAGAGCCAGGTCTGGCGCTCTATATTTCGTCATGGTTATCCTGACACCCCACTCAACCAGTCGCTGGTGATGATGGGCAATGTATTTCTGCACCTGCATCCGGTGAAAGTCAGCCGCCAGGCAATGAAGATTACCTATACCTGGTGCATGGGCGGTATCTCTTTTTTCTTATTCCTGCTGCTGACAATCACGGGTGTCTTCCTGATGTTCTACTATGTCCCAGATACTAATACGGCGTATCAGAACATCAACCAGTTGAGCACCGCAGTGTCGTTTGGTCACCTGACGCGTAATATGCACAGGTGGGCAGCTCACTTGATGGTGGTTTCGGTAACGTTACACATGATTCGCGTCTTTTATCATGGCGCGTACAAGCCGCCCAGAGAGTTTAACTGGGTCGTAGGCGTTGGACTTTTCTTTGTAACCCTGTTCCTGAGCTTCACCGGCTATCTCCTGCCGTGGGACCAGATCGCTATCTGGGCTATTACTGTAGGCACCAACCTGGCGCCATATACGCCGATCCTGGGCAACCCGGTGTACAGCGTGCTTGTTGGTGGCGCAGCAGTAAGCCAGGCCACGCTGATCAGGTTCTATGTAGGACATGTGATCCTGTTGCCCCTGGCGGGAGCGCTGTTGATGGCTGTTCATTTCTGGCGTATTCGTAAGGATGGCGGCGCGGCCGGTCCACCACCACCTTCTCGCAGGGAGTTGGAAGCGCGAACCCAGGCCGAGCGTGCATTGACGGGCACAGTTCGTTAA